ATGGACTCGGAGAAGAATTCTTGGGCAATCCACATAGCAAAGATCAAAGAACTCTCTCTTGTCCACCATCAATTCTCCTCATACAGAAGAATGATTATTCCAAGAGCAAgtatagccaaaaaaaaaaaactaatgtcCGTACGTTCACATATGGCTATGCATTGGTTGCCAAGGAAACAGGCTTTTATCCAATCTATCCAGCATAGTAAAAAAACTGTACTAACTTCTCCAGGAGTAGTTCATGGAATAGGAGAAGGTATCTGGATGTTAATCAATGCAGAGCATAGCTCCCACTTTACAACATTCGCACACTGACCTTCCACATTCTTATTCCACATTAGCCAGATCCATAGCTGCCAAATATTGACAAATATTAATGAATTATCAAGAAGGATGAGAAAGAAGCATCTCCACTGGCCCACTCAAACTCAAATCAATTCTAGCTCTGTTCAGTACCCACTTAAATCAGAAGCATTCTTCTTACGTTCACATTGGTTTTCTTACTTTTAAACTTGGTGGATTAAAATACCTAAAATCTACAAGCAGAACAGCACCCACCACTCTGTCCCAATCAGAATTATGAAGTGTGAGGATACTAGGATGTTCGGATATAGTTGACATGGAGTTACCATCAGCAGTTGAAGGTTTGCATAGCTCTGTAGGTGTGTCAAGGCATCATATTTCATAGAAGAGACTTGAATGGAAGATGTCGAGGCTACACTTGGTTCAGGTTGTTTCCAATAAATCACCAGATAACTGGACTAAATCAGATTGCTGCATAGACTTCAAATCTATTTTCTGGATTGATTCAAGAGACTTCAACAATAAATCTTAATGTTTCATATTTATGAAACATCTCTAGTGTATAATCTGATATCAATTATGGATTATCACATTTTTGGCTTGACTTAATACCGTGTGATGGCATTGAACTATGGACTTTTCCATAGAAGATAAAAAAGCACAGTGCCATTTATTTTCAGTTTTCTTTCTGCATAATACATCGTAATAATTCGTTGAAGAACTCAAGTTCTTGTAAACTGCTGGAACTATATAAATGAGTCATGGAAGAAACAGCCAAGTCACCAAAACTCCCATCATTATGCAGATCATTTTTTGCAGTTAGTATATGCATATGTTTGTATAATCACCAATTTGTGAATCCCTGATATGAGATTCTTGATGACCCTCCTTTGCAGTTTCTTTAAGAGTGCATGTGGCAGAGCAAGATAAATCAACAAATGAATGCAcacacaaaaaatatatatatatatatttttaagaagaaaaaaaaaggcccTTCAAGCACCTGCAATGCAACCACTCATTCTCTACTTTATGTTACACTAAATTTTCATTGGGAAGAGCAAGGCGTACCAATTCCAGAGGGGTCACTGCAGCAGAAATTTCCATCCAGCATAATGCTTTGGCCAGCCCCACCCTTTTCATGGTAGTGGTTGAATGCATAATAGTTGCATTTATGTTTCTTTGTGAACTCACTTACTATGTATGATAGTTGCATTAATGCCAACCCTTCTTCGTAAAAGCGGTAGGCTAATAAGTTACAGTAGGCGCAAAAAAACAGCATAATACCAATTTCACAAAGAACAAATCCAAACAAAAATAGTTGCATGCATGTTTGTTTGTGAATTCAATTCCATTTTGCTGCATATTATTAGCCTCCCATTTAAAAGCAGAGAGCCGGAAATCCAAACCCTCACAATCAGCATCAATGCCAACTCTGACTGAAAGAGGGGAAAAAAGGAGAAACCATTTTCTCTGCTGAATGTCTCCAGTGATGACAAAGGTTCTTCTAGCAAAAGTTGGCAATAAGATGGTTTTTTGCTCCTAAGATGTACTCAACCAATGTATAATTCTATTTTACCTCGTTCTCTACAATCTCAACATCAAGGACAGTGGCAAGTTCTTTGCCTTTAGTCAACAGCAGATGAACATATTCAATCATCATTCGACTCATTGGTGATCAAGAGAAGACTGAAGCATAATCAGAGATCTAGAATCAGCAGGATATGTATGATCAGGAGCTTTTGAGACAACTAATACTCAAGATCGAACAGGAGCAAGGCAGACTGACGCATAATCAGGAGCATCTGAAGAGGTTGTCGCTAGAGTATGAACAGCACTCACTTGCCTCCAACCTATGCTATTTATATGGTTCCAACAACCTTCATCATCAGACAAAGGAACATCTGAAGTGATCTCTTTGGCCTTGGACAAGGAGGAGGACAACACAAGAGAAGAAAATTCTCCTGTGGAAAAATATTTTGGAACTGTCTCCTGGTAATAGTCATACTGCTGCTGAGATTTCCCCAAAGCTTTTGCTTCAAACATATTTGTTCGTGATCCATGATGACTGTAAGTATTTATTGTTAGTGATGCATGTCCCTTGCCAAACAGATGCAGCATTTCAGTTTCATTCTTCTTAAGCTACTGCAAACTTAGTATTGGATATAAGTAGAGGCATTCTACAGAACTTACTAAAGGTAGTTCTAGCACTTCAGGATGACACTAGGAATGCGAAACATGGATAACCAGAATGTTGGGAAACTAAAAAGAACAGTCCCTTTTAACTCGAATCTACCAGCAAAAAATGAAGATTTCCCTCCAACAACGTTTCCACTTGACACTAAATTTTATGCATACAAGGAATGACTACATGCTGAGGGAGTGTTTCGTATATGCTGATATAAGGGACTACATATTGAGAGATGAAGCAAATAATGAGGGTGAACAGCAACAGCAAATGAGAGGATTGAATGGAGGTTTGGAAATTCATTAGCTGGGATAGACAGGCATTACAAGAACTAAAGATCTCATTGTTGCAGAATATAGAATATTGTTGAAGAAAGGGAAGATGTTGGTAAAAGAAAGAATAGCATTAAATAAGATGAAGATGATAAAAGTAGCCTCTGTTTAGGGTCGATTGATCACCAGATAACCTCCAGTTTAGTGATGCAGGATTAACAAATGAATAACAGCTATATACTCATGAAAGATGGGTTTATATCTGAATATCAAAATGGTGCAGAGTTATAGGTATCAGCATTTCATGTGTGCCTGCCTGTGGCGTTGGAGTCTTTAAAGTTCTAAGGCTATGAATTATCACTGACTTATCAGAACTTCATCAAAGTGAACATGTCTACTTTATGAGATCAACCTGCATGGTCCTCAGATTCATGAATATGATACAGACAATTCTGAACTCGAAAATGgatagataaaatataaaaaaggaaaagaaaacagGAACTTATATGCTGCAGCAATTTGATCTAAATAATGATAAAATCGTGAACCAATGAAGTAGATAATGAGAGAGTTGACAATACAACCCACTAGGGGGAAAATCTCAAAGTCAATAAACATGTTATAATCAGTACAACGTAAAAAGAATTCTTGCTTGCataaatttacctcatttttgaAATCTTGATAGTATAGATGATAAGTCATCTTAATCCATAGGGGAGTCCACATCTTAAAATGGTTCAACATGCAACTCAAGTCATATCAGTGACTGAAGTTAGCAAAGCAAAACACACAAAAGAACATACCTTGAGATCATGGCCTAAAATCAATCCACCTTGAAAGAAATTCTTCTACTTATATAAATTGAATGGCCATCAAAAGAAACCAGTATAAAGCGAGAATTGATAATGCAAAAGGAATTTTATATGAAGATGAGAGAAACTGCATCTGTATCCTCCAAATCCCATAAGAATTTCAGTCTGatcaacaaaaggaaaaaaaccaTTAAACAAGCTATCACGACCTAAAAATCCAATGGAGGACATCTGAATGGATGGAGCGCTGTGCTTTCTTAACAAGCGCTGCATTCTATGATGTACATCAAACCCTAAGAATCAAGCTTATCTATAGCAGTCATGTATATTCCCTTCAGCatccgcaaaaaaaaaaaaaaaaaaaaagcaagcacCACATTCTATGATATACATTGAACGCTAAGAGTCAAGCTCATCTACAGCAATCAGGTATATTCCTTTCAAGATCTGAACAACGAAAAGAACTAAAAAAGAGATATAGAAGCTGGCCGGTGACAGCAGAACTCACTCTGAATCAGGCTCGATATGTATACAAGTATGCCCTCCGGCACGGTAAAGCTCGAGCTGATAAATGGCTTGGCGAAGCAACTCTCTCAGAGAAGCATGGTTCGCCATCGCACTGCGACTGGCCGACTCGAGAGTCCCCAGTGCCTTGGCACGTTCCAGAGCTTCATTGCTGGGCACATGCATTGCCAGGTAACAGAGCAGAACCAGCCCCGGCAACTGCGTCTTCTCACCGGGCCGCAGCAGCCTCATCAGCCGCGGCACCCCCTCGAACTCCATGATAGCCTTGGAGTGCTCCACACACAGAAAATTCTCAGGGCAGGCAAACTTCCCCAACGAAACGGCCGCCTCAGCGGTCACGTTTGGATCCCCATGCCCGAGCTGCACCACAAGCGGCCGCAGGACCCGGGTCTCCCGCGCTGGGAAAATCCGTGCCAATGAACCGAGAGACTTGATGGCCAGAATCTGAAGCGATGGGCTGCTCCCCTCATCCGCTACTCTCAGGAGCTGCTCCACGACGGACTTGGCAGCCAAAGAGTTCATCTTGAAGGCCGAGCGACGAAGGTCGGCGTCGGACTCGGCGGCGGCGGCAATTTCCATCGCGGTCATCAGGCAATTAAGCTGAAGCTCGCCGGTCTCCAGCTCGATGAGCTTGGAGAGGCAGAGCAGCCCCTTGGTCTCGGCGATCTTGCGGCTGTTGGAGACGCAGTTCCGGGAGAGCATCCACAGGGCCTCGGCGCACGCAACCTTGAGCTGGAGCTTCACCTCTGGGCTCTCCTTCCCCCATTCCTTGCGGTGGTGATGGTGGTAGTAGTAGTATGCGTGATGGTGGTCGCGAGAGGCCGAGACGACTTTGGCGTCGGGCAGATTGTTAGAATTGGAAGTGGAGGACGTGACGTCGCGATTGATACGGACGAGGGAGGGGATGCTGCTGGTCTTCTTCGAATGGAGGCAGGAGTCGTCCAGCGGGACCTCGAAGGAGAGGATGGAGACGAGAGGGCGGATGGCGTTCTCCTGGGCGAACGCCTCCCGGGCGACGGGGTCGTGTTCGGCCATGCGGGCGACCAGGGCCGCGAGGCTGGCCTGGAGGCGCATAGGGGCGTCGGCGAGGACCTGGACGACGACGGGAACGGCAAGGTTCGCGACGATGAGGGAGACGAGGTCGCGGTCGGCGGCGAGGTTGGTGAGGGCGGTGGCGGCAGCGATCTGGCCGTCGAGAGAGACGGCACCGTCGcggaggagggagaggaggggcggcACGCCGCCCTCGTCGATGATGATCTTCTTGTTGCGGCCGCTGTCGAGGGCGAGGTTGGCGAGAGAGGCGGCGGCCTCGGCGCGGTCGGAGGGCCGGGCGGCCATCTGAACGGCGGCGATGCAGGACCAGACCCAGGATAGGATGGGGTCGGTGGAGGCGATGGGCGGCAGGCTGAGGATGAGCCCGCCGGCGGCGGCGCCGCCGCCGTCGGATGGGTCGTCGGAGGAGAAGTAGACGGAGAGGAGCCAGCGGAGGTCGCCGAGGGAGGCTTCGAGGAGGGCGATGGTCTTGCGGAAGTCGGCGGAGCCGGTGGTGATGGAGACGACGCGGCAGAGGACCCCGGAGCGGCGGCAGCGGCGTGCGAGGGAGAGGGCGCGGTCGAGGGCCTTGTAGGCCTCGCCGGCGATGCGGAGGGCGGGACGCTCGTAGGGGGTGGTCATGGCGGAGAGGCGGCGGACGACGGCACGGAGCATGTCTGCGAGGAGGTCGGCCTGGCGGCCCATCTCGGCGCACTCGGTCTTGAAGGACTCGGCCTCGCCGACGGCCTTGCGGACCCGCTCGGCGAGGAGGATCGGGACGGAGAGCTCGTCCTCGATCGTCCTCTTGCCGCCGGTTCCGGGGTCGACTCCCGCGCCGGGGCCGACAAAGCGGCCATTGATGGTGGACATCATCGCCGAACCCAGTCTATCTCTCCAGTGGTGGTGGTGGCGATGGTCGGAGTCGAACATGGAGGAGGACTTGGCGTTTCCACTTTCCAGCATGTTGGACACCGGTGAGCGCGAAGCGGAGGAGAGGACTCGACGAATGGTTTCGGTTCACGGCGGAAGTTCCTGGTACGATGTGACGTCTTTGTGtactaaaaggaaaaaaaaacataTCTTTATAATTTTCACTGGCATGAGAATTATAAAagtaatataaaaagaataaaaaaaatctctaatAAATCGATTATAATAAAAACATGATTAAATATATGGATATTTTTATAGTATGAAACGGCCAGAGAATTCAAGCACGGAACCGATCCATATTGTCACAGTGCGGATACAGTGCATTGAGATAACCAAAGGTGCACACTCCCAATATGACAACCATCCATAAATAATTATGCATTCATATCATGTTTTAATTACAATCGATCATTGGTTAGTCATGAAATGGATTTATGGAAATTGTGGTTGGGCTAATCTTGCTAACCCAAAACTGCTCGATTTTATTTTATTACTAGATTCCAGTCATCATCAGAATTAGAGATTATGATAGGCGCATACGCCCTCGGAGATTTAAGAGTTATTAAATTTCAGAAAAGACTTGTAATTTAtcttcatgatttttttgaaaatatttaagatttatGGTAACCATAGTGGCTTGATAGttatatatgattaatttaaaaaatattaaaattttaaaaatattaattatttatctcaataattattttaaaaatatttaaaatttattatttatgataattatttaatAACTATTAATGCATTCTAATATGAGCTATCCAACGTAAGATTGCCATGGTCCTATATTAATCCTTGATAGAGCGTGATAGAGTGTTTACCTAGCCTCTACCACATAGACTCCAACAACCATGCTCGGAAGAATTTGAAAGTCTTCCATCCTTGAGCAACAAGCTGTTAGCCATCTCAATGCCCTACTTCTTCCTCCATTCGATAAAATTCATAATCTCAACCAACTCCAGAATGTGTAAAGCTGTTATTCTCTAATATTTGGACTACGTCTATATGACTTTTATTTTTCGATTGAAATACACATTCTGAAAGACAACAAATATCCACTTTCATGTATAAAATCTAACTCTCTAAGACCCTCCagataagagaaaagaaagaaggtgaactcttattttacatgttttctcCCTGAGACGGATTCCACACAAATTGGAATCAATCTCTCCCTTATCAACACTCTGAACAACACTGACTCCATCCACAAGCTCGATCTCGCATCCTCTGAGCTCACCCTCCTCATTGTCTCACTCAAACTTACTCTACTTCATACTCTGACTCCTTTGCCAAACTCCTTAAAAGAGCTTGAATCTTTTTTATTTGCTTCTGTAGGAGACCGACTTAGATATCATAAACTCCATCGTTAAAGAACCTCCTCCCGAGCGTGaggatttttctatctttgatgATTTTGCAAGATTCGGCTCATGGAATCGATTAAGGGCTAGGTGCCAACGTCCTATTCAGAGATCTCATTTAGCCGTCTTGTGATTATCTTCCTCTCATTATCTGTGACTCCAGCTTAGCAGTCTAAGTCAGATCAACTCTCCGATGAAAACATCTATTATGATTAATTATTCGATCTGTTATTACCACATTACtagttgttatatatatatatatatatatatatatatataatcttgatctttttggttttTGAATATTCCTGCATGGCTCTAAGATTCATTATCCCCATCGCCAACGATGTAAGCACGGACGTATGCTCAACAATAAAAATTAACGGCCATTTCAGGGATTATATCAGACCATATTTGAAACGAACCATTCCTTCCAAGGCTTTGATTTTATATCAATTGTACAATGTAGAAGAAGGATTTATAACAGACATGTGAGCGAAAACTTACGTTTTGGTCAAATCTCTCCACCAATTGGGATACCTAGTTCATCAGAACCGGAAAAGTCAAGAATAACTCACTAAGATCGTTGGGGATTTATAAGCTCATCAATATGTCAAAACGTTGAATATGCTACAAAGAATACATGATTACTTCagtagtttatatatatatatatatatatatgagttcATGAATGTTTTTCCCTAACCACGTAATTTGATGGGCCTAACTTTAGTGGATGTCTATGTCCTTATGGACTTGTTGACTGATTGAGATTACCTCAAGCCTCGTATGAGCCAATGAACACCTCACACGACATTCCAAAAAGCTCTAGGTGACTTTCctaagaataatttaaaaaaaaaagggtggacCAACCACCAAATTGGAGCACTGCTCCTAACTTTGAAATGGTCGTGCAGGTATATTTCTCTACATATATTTTTCATTAAGATTACATCAACTGCGTCAGTGGTTTTAACTTCCGTACGTCCGCTCGCTCTTGCTCCATATTCCTCTCACAAAGTTGTGGCAAGTGTAGAGAGGATCTAGACTCCAGTTTGACCACAACATCATCTTCTAACCCGACTCCTAAAGCCTGCCATGTCTCACTTCTAGACGCGCAGCCGACCTTAGACAACCACCTACCCGTCAGACATTTCTTCCCACATCCCTGATCCAACCGTTGGATGCCACATCATCTTAAATGACGTTCGCTGCAAAAACTCCCTTGGACAT
The DNA window shown above is from Elaeis guineensis isolate ETL-2024a chromosome 8, EG11, whole genome shotgun sequence and carries:
- the LOC140851125 gene encoding uncharacterized protein, with protein sequence MLESGNAKSSSMFDSDHRHHHHWRDRLGSAMMSTINGRFVGPGAGVDPGTGGKRTIEDELSVPILLAERVRKAVGEAESFKTECAEMGRQADLLADMLRAVVRRLSAMTTPYERPALRIAGEAYKALDRALSLARRCRRSGVLCRVVSITTGSADFRKTIALLEASLGDLRWLLSVYFSSDDPSDGGGAAAGGLILSLPPIASTDPILSWVWSCIAAVQMAARPSDRAEAAASLANLALDSGRNKKIIIDEGGVPPLLSLLRDGAVSLDGQIAAATALTNLAADRDLVSLIVANLAVPVVVQVLADAPMRLQASLAALVARMAEHDPVAREAFAQENAIRPLVSILSFEVPLDDSCLHSKKTSSIPSLVRINRDVTSSTSNSNNLPDAKVVSASRDHHHAYYYYHHHHRKEWGKESPEVKLQLKVACAEALWMLSRNCVSNSRKIAETKGLLCLSKLIELETGELQLNCLMTAMEIAAAAESDADLRRSAFKMNSLAAKSVVEQLLRVADEGSSPSLQILAIKSLGSLARIFPARETRVLRPLVVQLGHGDPNVTAEAAVSLGKFACPENFLCVEHSKAIMEFEGVPRLMRLLRPGEKTQLPGLVLLCYLAMHVPSNEALERAKALGTLESASRSAMANHASLRELLRQAIYQLELYRAGGHTCIHIEPDSE